One Ricinus communis isolate WT05 ecotype wild-type chromosome 2, ASM1957865v1, whole genome shotgun sequence DNA segment encodes these proteins:
- the LOC125369247 gene encoding disease resistance protein LAZ5-like: MACAQQRIKEIASAKTRNYFAVGLAGSKTPEWFSYQSLGCSITTSLPTCSFNTMFLGFAFCAVLEFEFPLVISGNSNFYITCESRLENTNDDIRDDLSFSASSLETIPESDHEFLWYRFNSSDLNSWLIQNCCILRKASFEFKAQYRFLSNHHPSTEKWEVKVKRCGVHLIYNEKCAESHCR, encoded by the coding sequence TTTTGCTGTTGGTTTAGCTGGAAGTAAAACTCCAGAGTGGTTCAGCTATCAAAGCCTTGGATGTTCAATAACTACTTCTCTCCCTACCTGTTCCTTCAATACCATGTTCCTGGGTTTTGCATTTTGTGCTGTTCTAGAATTTGAGTTTCCTCTTGTCATTAGCGGAAACAGTAATTTCTACATTACATGTGAAAGCCGTTTAGAAAATACTAATGATGACATCCGGGATGACCTCAGTTTTAGTGCATCATCACTTGAGACCATCCCTGAATCTGATCATGAGTTTCTTTGGTATAGATTCAATTCCAGTGATCTAAATAGTTGGCTCATACAGAACTGTTGCATTCTCAGAAAGGCCTCGTTTGAGTTCAAAGCACAATACCGGTTTCTTTCCAATCATCACCCTTCTACAGAGAAGTGGGAAGTAAAGGTAAAAAGGTGTGGAGTCCACCTGATATACAATGAAAAATGTGCAGAATCCCATTGCAGGTGA